In Primulina eburnea isolate SZY01 chromosome 3, ASM2296580v1, whole genome shotgun sequence, one DNA window encodes the following:
- the LOC140827836 gene encoding putative E3 ubiquitin-protein ligase XBAT35, with protein MIPLLSCLSKWGLILFSFLFFLLKWVFILFFLFVLSVICMICLVRCIIFILLRPSKDELLHHQVKNGNIEGIKALRSKGAGLEWVDIEGKTPLILACTNPNLYDVAKFLIELGANVNAYRPGLLAGTPLHHAARKGLEKTVKLLLSHGANALIINDNSQTPLEVARSEGYINVVRGIEGHLCLFSGWLRRIKVPGFLDLLAPQLFSRKVWVVVLPCSHNLREPFNLEVVIYAGDQDAQPQKIISLWNADLQEPNFDQPGPVAIIVDLSKSQQTKLGPVQESEKQQLQRFCNACKGIPQVPNVQATPPLDDGQLTMAIHTSLQSAEHERYASQVDSTSGSFNSTDESYTTDTSTSHNACTAIVERTPTDLSVGDISVHGVEKKKDGSASTCTICLDAPIEGACVPCGHMAGCMSCLKKIKARKWVCPICRTKINQVIRLYAV; from the exons ATGATACCCCTTCTGTCTTGCTTGTCGAAATGGGGGTTGATTTTGTTTTcctttttgtttttcttgttgaaatgggtttttattttgttttttctttttgttcttTCAGtaatatgcatgatatgtttaGTAAGATGCATAATATTCATATTGCTACGCCCATCTAAGGATGAGTTGTTGCATCATCAAGTGAAAAATGGAAACATCGAAGGCATCAAAGCTTTGCGAAGTAAAGGCGCTGGACTTGAG TGGGTTGATATTGAAGGAAAGACTCCATTGATTTTAGCTTGTACAAATCCGAATCTTTATGATGTTGCAAAATTTTTGATCGAATTGGGTGCCAATGTCAATGCTTATCGTCCAG GATTACTTGCTGGAACTCCTCTACATCATGCTGCAAGAAAAGGCCTTGAAAAGACTGTGAAGTTGCTTCTTTCACATGGAG CAAATGCACTAATAATAAATGACAATAGCCAAACACCTCTGGAAGTTGCCAGATCAGAAGGATATATCAATGTTGTCCGAGGAATCGAG GGTCACTTGTGTTTATTCTCTGGTTGGCTGAGGAGAATTAAAGTGCCGGGGTTTTTGGACCTTCTGGCGCCTCAATTGTTTTCAAGAAAAGT ATGGGTGGTAGTTTTACCTTGTTCCCACAATCTTAGAGAACCTTTCAACTTGGAGGTTGTTATATATGCTGGTGACCAG GATGCCCAACCTCAGAAGATTATTTCACTTTGGAATGCCGATCTTCAGGAGCCAAATTTTGATCAGCCTGGTCCTGTAGCAATTATAGTCGACCTTTCAAAAA GCCAACAAACTAAACTGGGACCTGTGCAAGAAAGCGAAAAACAGCAACTGCAGCGGTTTTGCAATGCTTGCAAAGGAATTCCTCAG GTCCCGAATGTTCAAGCAACTCCACCTTTAGATGATGGTCAGCTCACTATGGCAATTCACACTTCTCTTCAGTCAGCTGAACACGAGAGATATGCATCACAAGTCGACTCGACCTCAGGTTCATTCAACTCTACTGACGAGAGTTACACAACTGATACCTCAACCAGCCACAATGCCTGCACAGCCATTGTTGAACGAACCCCAACTGATTTATCTGTAGGGGACATTTCTGTTCATGGcgttgaaaagaaaaaagatggtAGTGCTTCAACTTGTACGATTTGCCTGGATGCCCCAATCGAAGGAGCTTGCGTTCCGTGTGGCCACATGGCAGGGTGTATGTCTTGTTTGAAGAAGATTAAGGCCAGGAAATGGGTTTGCCCCATATGTCGCACCAAAATCAATCAGGTTATACGTTTGTATGCTGTTTAG
- the LOC140827837 gene encoding LOW QUALITY PROTEIN: putative late blight resistance protein homolog R1B-17 (The sequence of the model RefSeq protein was modified relative to this genomic sequence to represent the inferred CDS: deleted 1 base in 1 codon), with protein MAYAALMSLLQTSERILEFDPYFLPCTRNNFESFRESITSLISFLDDCSPICTAATHDLITKIRDAAYEAEDVLESLIATHFLQKYGSDRHERFEKFPRGLEEVIKNIESVAKKAKKIQQDGSGLHERVISTIAGPSGPASRGSKSMMALDNDLETRILEQLVGGRSTLDIVPIVGMGGVGKTTLASILFNSQLIKETFDIRGWVTISQTYNAQEIVLAILKDIGVPLDGQKNGEQRLYQTLYGRKYLIVLDDVWSTQALDDIKKSFPENDNNSRIILTTRQSKVATYANSCRSYHDMKLLDDDSSWRLLCKEIFLHNDCPPDLVEIGKVIAIRCQGTSFSHISYRWTSKKGEHDKEYWKYVAENLNSVLKTADDLILEILSLSYDYLPHHLKACFLYIGFFLRHFVGIPVATVIKLWVAEGFMKPSGSNCVEVLAMEYLKDLIDRNLIFVHQHNSREAPKYCGMHDLLMDVCTKEAQKEKFLCVMNSPETFFIDESKNQRRLIINQSKVSLRRDSDYPNYLCDIIRAMPLLRSFVHDACVSTSFVRLISGLLKVLSVDGIDTNEFPVLELVNLRYLELGFVNQVPPSISRLWNLQTLIVRSFDDTTLPLEIWEMPQLRHLHIYDFYLPEVLNFQGRETGTSCFEGLQTLSNVINFRCTEEVLTRILYLKELGIKFSRDTTDWSFYCLNNLAHLCELKSLRCEFWRGPNKTIAQNIIFPSSLKKLVLLGSRIPWEKMTIIGMLPNLEILKLKDGAFEGSLWEANDDEFRQLKFLLIEGSHDLKEWRAENDHFPRLRHLLLRDCEALKAIPCGIGEIPTLEIIELEACRRSVVSSVKNMLGEDSEIQLKVSDCRWV; from the exons ATGGCGTATGCTGCTCTTATGTCTCTGTTGCAAACTTCGGAGCGGattcttgaatttgatccaTACTTCCTCCCTTGTACTAGGAATAATTTCGAATCTTTTCGAGAGAGTATTACTTCCCTGATTTCTTTTCTCGATGATTGCTCCCCTATTTGCACCGCAGCAACCCATGACTTGATAACAAAGATCAGAGATGCAGCTTATGAAGCAGAAGACGTCCTCGAATCTCTCATCGCCACTCACTTTCTGCAGAAGTATGGTAGTGATAGGCATGAGAGATTCGAAAAATTCCCCCGAGGCTTGGAAGAAGTGATAAAGAATATCGAATCCGTTGCAAAAAAAGCGAAGAAGATTCAGCAGGATGGAAGTGGCTTGCACGAGCGGGTGATTTCTACCATTGCTGGTCCGTCGGGGCCAGCTTCGAGGGGCAGTAAATCCATGATGGCATTAGACAATGATCTGGAGACAAGAATACTGGAACAACTAGTGGGAGGACGATCGACACTCGACATCGTACCGATAGTCGGTATGGGTGGCGTTGGTAAGACAACTCTCGCTTCGATCTTGTTTAATAGTCAGCTGATCAAGGAAACTTTTGACATTCGTGGGTGGGTCACAATATCTCAAACGTATAATGCCCAAGAAATAGTTTTAGCCATTCTAAAAGACATTGGAGTACCCTTGGATGGGCAAAAGAACGGTGAGCAGCGTCTATATCAAACTTTATATGGTAGAAAGTATTTAATTGTATTGGATGATGTTTGGAGTACACAGGCATTGGATGATATAAAGAAATCTTTTCCAGAAAATGATAACAATAGTCGAATCATTTTAACGACCAGGCAATCGAAAGTGGCCACATATGCCAACTCTTGTCGCTCTTATCATGATATGAAACTTTTAGATGACGATTCGAGTTGGCGTCTACTTTGTAAGGAGATATTTTTGCATAACGATTGTCCGCCTGATCTGGTTGAAATTGGAAAGGTGATAGCAATACGTTGCCAAGGTACTTCCTTTAGCCATATCAGTTATCGCTGGACATCTAAGAAAGGAGAGCATGA TAAAGAATATTGGAAATATGTGGCTGAAAACTTGAACTCGGTCTTGAAGACTGCCGATGATCTAATCTTAGAGATATTATCTTTAAGTTATGATTACTTGCCCCATCATTTGAAAGCATGTTTTCTTTATATCGGCTTTTTTCTGCGACATTTTGTTGGCATACCAGTAGCTACTGTGATCAAGCTATGGGTTGCTGAGGGATTTATGAAACCAAGTGGGTCTAATTGTGTGGAGGTGCTTGCAATGGAGTACTTGAAAGATCTTATTGATAGAAATCTGATCTTCGTCCACCAACATAATTCACGAGAGGCCCCAAAGTATTGTGGAATGCATGATCTTTTGATGGATGTATGCACCAAGGAAGCTCAGAAAGAAAAGTTTCTTTGCGTCATGAATAGCCCGGAGACCTTTTTTATTGATGAATCAAAAAACCAACGACGATTAATTATTAATCAAAGTAAAGTTTCTTTGCGTCGTGATTCGGACTATCCGAATTATCTTTGTGATATTATTAGAGCAATGCCACTTCTCCGTTCTTTTGTCCATGATGCTTGTGTTTCTACGTCATTCGTTAGATTAATCTCAGGATTGCTCAAGGTATTGTCTGTCGATGGGATAGATACCAATGAGTTCCCAGTTCTAGAGCTAGTTAACTTGAGATACCTTGAGCTCGGGTTTGTTAATCAAGTTCCTCCCTCTATATCTAGACTATGGAATCTGCAGACCTTAATAGTTAGGTCCTTTGACGATACAACTCTACCTCTCGAAATCTGGGAGATGCCGCAGTTGAGACATCTCCATATTTACGATTTTTATCTGCCAGAAGTTCTTAATTTTCAAGGTAGAGAGACAGGCACGTCGTGTTTTGAAGGCCTTCAAACACTCTCAAATGTAATAAATTTCAGGTGCACAGAGGAGGTCCTTACAAGAATCTTGTATCTCAAAGAGCTGGGAATCAAGTTCTCTCGTGACACTACTGATTGGTCGTTTTACTGTCTAAACAATCTTGCCCATCTGTGTGAACTCAAATCTTTACGCTGCGAGTTCTGGCGGGGCCCAAACAAAACTATCGCGCAAAACATCATATTCCCGTCTTCGTTAAAAAAGTTGGTTTTACTGGGCTCCAGGATCCCGTGGGAAAAGATGACCATTATAGGTATGTTGCCCAATCTTGAAATTCTCAAGCTAAAAGATGGAGCCTTTGAAGGATCCCTGTGGGAGGCGAATGACGACGAATTCAGACAACTAAAGTTCCTATTAATCGAAGGTTCACATGATCTAAAGGAATGGCGTGCCGAAAATGACCATTTTCCACGTCTCCGCCATCTTTTGCTTCGAGACTGTGAAGCTCTGAAGGCAATCCCATGCGGAATCGGAGAAATTCCGACACTTGAAATAATCGAGTTGGAAGCATGCAGGCGTAGTGTCGTGTCTTCGGTGAAGAACATGCTTGGGGAAGACTCTGAAATTCAACTCAAAGTTTCTGATTGTAGATGGGTCTGA